One window of Cataglyphis hispanica isolate Lineage 1 chromosome 12, ULB_Chis1_1.0, whole genome shotgun sequence genomic DNA carries:
- the LOC126853364 gene encoding discoidin domain-containing receptor 2-like isoform X1 has translation MTTSPRTIDATMDYLQTCLIFYLLILCFCGGRSIDISQCIAPLGMESGAIPDADITASSSFDSGNVGPHRARLKQESHGGAWCPKQQITAEPREWLEIDLHTVHMITATGTQGRFGNGQGVEFSEAYMLEYWRPKLGKWVRYRDFRGEEVIEGNRNTYLESKKELEPPIWASKIRFLPYSYHRRTVCMRVELYGCPWNDGIVSYSMPQGDKRNNWEFFDATYDGYWDGQLLRGLGQLTDGKIGPDDFKIRYYDTYDRSQGWVGWKNDTRSGQPLEVKFEFDHVREFSAVHIYCNNQFTKDVQVFSEVSIMFSIGGKYYTGDPIVYTYMEDRIFEYSRNITIKLHHRIGKFVKLRFSFASRWIMISEVTFDSDIAHGNFTPETPPTTVAPRLPVITHTRDNPLQAEVPVAKQDDPTYMAVIIGVLTVVILLLAVAIFLIVTRHRQRKNFASPLGAKSAIPSGNHQHLSPESAYGTTEKDPSLMTYRVEELDDRYAGTKLTTLPRDLNDRLLGDVRLDEYQEPFHENKYRASPHTAYYGYSTVIVDNKDLHDNVEQSDATYDYAVPMPVPSVSSDQDSVFSKSSSRGSAKACLQSFFPPPPPPMSAPPLRGSSNLTYSNPPSPEPVCERERRGSKRREHSLHRYA, from the exons ATGACCACGAGCCCGCGGACCATCGACGCTACCATGGATTACCTGCAGACGTGCCTCATCTTTTACCTGCTGATCCTCTGCTTCTGCGGCGGACGTTCCATAGACATAT CACAATGCATCGCACCCCTGGGGATGGAGTCGGGCGCAATTCCCGACGCGGACATCACTGCGAGCTCTAGCTTCGATAGCGGAAACGTCGGGCCGCACCGCGCACG GCTCAAGCAGGAGAGCCACGGAGGTGCCTGGTGTCCGAAGCAGCAGATCACGGCGGAGCCGCGCGAGTGGCTCGAAATCGATCTTCACACGGTGCACATGATCACAGCGACTGGTACTCAGGGTCGCTTCGGCAACGGCCAGGGCGTCGAGTTTTCAGAGGCATACATGCTGGAATACTGGAGACCGAAGCTGGGAAAGTGGGTCCGCTACAGAGACTTTCGTGGCGAGGAG GTTATCGAAGGAAATAGAAATACCTATCTGGAATCGAAGAAGGAACTGGAGCCACCGATATGGGCGAGCAAAATTCGCTTCCTACCCTATAGTTATCATCGTCGCACCGTTTGCATGCGCGTTGAATTGTACGGATGTCCTTGGAACGACGGCATCGTCTCGTACTCGATGCCTCAAGGTGACAAGCGCAACAACTGGGAATTCTTCGATGCGACTTACGATGGTTATTGGGACGGACAGCTTCTTCGCGGCTTGGGACAACTGACGGACGGCAAAATCGGACCGGACGACTTTAAGATAAGATACTATGACACCTATGACAGAAGTCAGGGATGGGTCGGTTGGAAGAACGATACAAGGTCCGGGCAGCCGCTCGAGGTCAAATTCGAATTCGACCACGTTAGAGAGTTCTCGGCTGTTCACATCTATTGCAACAATCAATTCACGAAGGACGTGCAG GTATTTTCTGAAGTCAGCATCATGTTTAGCATCGGTGGCAAGTATTACACGGGCGATCCGATCGTATACACCTATATGGAGGACAGAATCTTCGAATACTCGAGGAATATCACGATCAAACTGCACCATCGGATCGGCAAGTTCGTCAAGCTAAGATTCAGCTTCGCGTCGCGATGGATTATGATCAGCGAAGTCACCTTTGACTCCG ACATTGCTCACGGTAACTTCACTCCAGAAACACCACCCACGACCGTGGCCCCGCGATTGCCAGTTATAACTCACACTCGCGACAATCCGCTGCAAGCCGAAGTTCCAGTAGCTAAGCAGGACGATCCCACTTACATGGCTGTGATTATTGGCGTCTTGACCGTCGTAATCCTGTTACTGGCGGTTGCCATATTCCTGATAGTCACGCGTCACAGACAGCGCAAGAACTTTGCCAGCCCCCTGGGCGCCAAGAGCGCGATACCGTCAGGCAATCATCAGCATCTGTCGCCGGAATCTGCGTACGGTACCACGGAAAAGGACCCGTCCTTGATGACCTATAGGGTCGAGGAACTCGACGACCGGTACGCCGGCACGAAGCTCACGACCCTACCGCGAGATCTCAATGACCGTCTTTTGGGCGATGTCAGACTCGACGAGTACCAGGAACCTTTCCACGAGAACAAGTATCGGGCATCTCCTCATACGGCGTACTACGGATACAGCACGGTTATTGTAGACAACAAGGATCTCCATGACAATGTCGAGCAGTCTG ATGCCACTTACGATTACGCAGTACCAATGCCTGTGCCTAGTGTAAGTAGTGATCAGGATAGCGTTTTCTCGAAATCTTCCTCCAGGGGTAGCGCAAAG GCATGCTTGCAGAGCTTTTTTCCGCCACCCCCGCCCCCTATGAGTGCACCACCTCTTCGAGGCTCCAGCAATTTGACGTACTCGAATCCACCGAGTCCGGAACCAGTTTGCGAGCGTGAACGCAGAGGTAGTAAGCGCCGAGAGCACTCCTTGCACAGATACGCGTAA
- the LOC126853364 gene encoding discoidin domain-containing receptor 2-like isoform X2 → MLKQESHGGAWCPKQQITAEPREWLEIDLHTVHMITATGTQGRFGNGQGVEFSEAYMLEYWRPKLGKWVRYRDFRGEEVIEGNRNTYLESKKELEPPIWASKIRFLPYSYHRRTVCMRVELYGCPWNDGIVSYSMPQGDKRNNWEFFDATYDGYWDGQLLRGLGQLTDGKIGPDDFKIRYYDTYDRSQGWVGWKNDTRSGQPLEVKFEFDHVREFSAVHIYCNNQFTKDVQVFSEVSIMFSIGGKYYTGDPIVYTYMEDRIFEYSRNITIKLHHRIGKFVKLRFSFASRWIMISEVTFDSDIAHGNFTPETPPTTVAPRLPVITHTRDNPLQAEVPVAKQDDPTYMAVIIGVLTVVILLLAVAIFLIVTRHRQRKNFASPLGAKSAIPSGNHQHLSPESAYGTTEKDPSLMTYRVEELDDRYAGTKLTTLPRDLNDRLLGDVRLDEYQEPFHENKYRASPHTAYYGYSTVIVDNKDLHDNVEQSDATYDYAVPMPVPSVSSDQDSVFSKSSSRGSAKACLQSFFPPPPPPMSAPPLRGSSNLTYSNPPSPEPVCERERRGSKRREHSLHRYA, encoded by the exons AT GCTCAAGCAGGAGAGCCACGGAGGTGCCTGGTGTCCGAAGCAGCAGATCACGGCGGAGCCGCGCGAGTGGCTCGAAATCGATCTTCACACGGTGCACATGATCACAGCGACTGGTACTCAGGGTCGCTTCGGCAACGGCCAGGGCGTCGAGTTTTCAGAGGCATACATGCTGGAATACTGGAGACCGAAGCTGGGAAAGTGGGTCCGCTACAGAGACTTTCGTGGCGAGGAG GTTATCGAAGGAAATAGAAATACCTATCTGGAATCGAAGAAGGAACTGGAGCCACCGATATGGGCGAGCAAAATTCGCTTCCTACCCTATAGTTATCATCGTCGCACCGTTTGCATGCGCGTTGAATTGTACGGATGTCCTTGGAACGACGGCATCGTCTCGTACTCGATGCCTCAAGGTGACAAGCGCAACAACTGGGAATTCTTCGATGCGACTTACGATGGTTATTGGGACGGACAGCTTCTTCGCGGCTTGGGACAACTGACGGACGGCAAAATCGGACCGGACGACTTTAAGATAAGATACTATGACACCTATGACAGAAGTCAGGGATGGGTCGGTTGGAAGAACGATACAAGGTCCGGGCAGCCGCTCGAGGTCAAATTCGAATTCGACCACGTTAGAGAGTTCTCGGCTGTTCACATCTATTGCAACAATCAATTCACGAAGGACGTGCAG GTATTTTCTGAAGTCAGCATCATGTTTAGCATCGGTGGCAAGTATTACACGGGCGATCCGATCGTATACACCTATATGGAGGACAGAATCTTCGAATACTCGAGGAATATCACGATCAAACTGCACCATCGGATCGGCAAGTTCGTCAAGCTAAGATTCAGCTTCGCGTCGCGATGGATTATGATCAGCGAAGTCACCTTTGACTCCG ACATTGCTCACGGTAACTTCACTCCAGAAACACCACCCACGACCGTGGCCCCGCGATTGCCAGTTATAACTCACACTCGCGACAATCCGCTGCAAGCCGAAGTTCCAGTAGCTAAGCAGGACGATCCCACTTACATGGCTGTGATTATTGGCGTCTTGACCGTCGTAATCCTGTTACTGGCGGTTGCCATATTCCTGATAGTCACGCGTCACAGACAGCGCAAGAACTTTGCCAGCCCCCTGGGCGCCAAGAGCGCGATACCGTCAGGCAATCATCAGCATCTGTCGCCGGAATCTGCGTACGGTACCACGGAAAAGGACCCGTCCTTGATGACCTATAGGGTCGAGGAACTCGACGACCGGTACGCCGGCACGAAGCTCACGACCCTACCGCGAGATCTCAATGACCGTCTTTTGGGCGATGTCAGACTCGACGAGTACCAGGAACCTTTCCACGAGAACAAGTATCGGGCATCTCCTCATACGGCGTACTACGGATACAGCACGGTTATTGTAGACAACAAGGATCTCCATGACAATGTCGAGCAGTCTG ATGCCACTTACGATTACGCAGTACCAATGCCTGTGCCTAGTGTAAGTAGTGATCAGGATAGCGTTTTCTCGAAATCTTCCTCCAGGGGTAGCGCAAAG GCATGCTTGCAGAGCTTTTTTCCGCCACCCCCGCCCCCTATGAGTGCACCACCTCTTCGAGGCTCCAGCAATTTGACGTACTCGAATCCACCGAGTCCGGAACCAGTTTGCGAGCGTGAACGCAGAGGTAGTAAGCGCCGAGAGCACTCCTTGCACAGATACGCGTAA